Proteins found in one Actinokineospora alba genomic segment:
- a CDS encoding VirB4 family type IV secretion system protein, which produces MATRARIGRGNRGPTTRAAARESIHNRVHNPVHGAAAFTPDSLSVGARHLEVGGEWVSSFGITGFPREVHPGWLSPLLTYPGRVDVSLHVEPIDPATAAARLRKQLAKLESGRRHTAEHGRLHDPHVEAATEDAYDLSSRVARGEGKLYRVGLYLTIHAISERSLADEVAALRSLCASLLLDAKHTTYRSLQGWVSCLPMGLDLIGMRRTFDTSALSAAFPFTSPDLPAADPTSVGAPSGVLYGYNVGSQSLVHWDRFAPAMHNHNSVILGRSGSGKSYLVKLELLRSLYRGIEIAVVDPEDEYARLAAAVGGTYVHLGGAGVRLNPFDLPIHTRADGRRTAPKDALIRRSLFLHTVIGVLVGTELEAAERAALDRGIAATYQAVGITADARTWTRPAPTLRGLRDQLAAAGQAGDRAAAELAARLHPFVEGAFKQLFDGQTTTNPEGHLTVFSLRDLPDELKSIGTLLVLDAVWRRVSNPAIRRPRLVVVDEAWLLMKEKTGAEFLFRMAKAARKHWAGLTVATQDTADVLGSDLGRAVIANAATQVLLRQASQAIDDITTTFDLSAGERQFLLSADRGQGLLSAGTQRVAFHTLASPTEHYLVTSNPAELAGYAADGYVDDSDDTSQSYVDLGFGDDHDDIAGADEFGSIDSGDQVDLDAA; this is translated from the coding sequence ATGGCCACCCGAGCCCGCATCGGACGCGGCAACCGCGGCCCCACGACCCGAGCCGCCGCCCGCGAATCCATCCACAACCGTGTCCACAACCCTGTGCACGGGGCCGCCGCGTTCACCCCGGACTCGCTGTCAGTCGGCGCCAGGCACCTGGAAGTCGGCGGCGAGTGGGTCTCCAGCTTCGGCATCACCGGGTTCCCGCGTGAGGTGCACCCCGGCTGGTTGTCCCCGCTGCTCACCTACCCTGGCCGTGTCGATGTCAGCCTGCATGTCGAGCCGATCGACCCGGCCACCGCCGCCGCCCGGTTGCGCAAGCAGCTCGCCAAGCTCGAGTCCGGGCGCAGGCACACCGCCGAGCACGGCCGCCTGCACGACCCGCACGTCGAAGCCGCCACCGAGGACGCCTACGACCTGTCCAGCCGGGTCGCCCGCGGCGAAGGCAAGCTGTACCGGGTCGGCTTGTACCTCACGATCCACGCGATATCCGAACGGTCGCTGGCCGATGAGGTGGCGGCGCTGCGGTCGCTGTGCGCCAGCCTGCTGCTCGACGCGAAACACACCACGTACCGCAGCCTGCAGGGCTGGGTGAGCTGTCTGCCGATGGGCCTGGACCTGATCGGGATGCGCCGCACCTTCGACACCTCGGCACTCAGCGCGGCGTTTCCGTTCACCTCCCCGGATCTCCCGGCCGCCGACCCGACGAGCGTGGGCGCCCCGTCCGGGGTGCTCTACGGCTACAACGTCGGTAGTCAGAGTTTGGTGCATTGGGACCGGTTCGCCCCGGCCATGCACAACCACAACTCGGTGATCCTCGGCCGCTCCGGCTCCGGCAAGTCCTACTTGGTGAAGCTGGAGTTGCTACGCAGCCTCTATCGGGGGATCGAGATCGCTGTGGTCGACCCGGAGGACGAGTACGCCCGCCTGGCCGCCGCCGTCGGCGGCACCTACGTCCACCTTGGCGGTGCCGGGGTGCGGCTCAACCCGTTCGACCTGCCCATCCACACCCGCGCCGACGGCCGCCGGACCGCACCGAAAGATGCCTTGATCCGCCGCTCGCTGTTCCTGCACACGGTGATCGGTGTGCTCGTCGGCACCGAGTTGGAGGCCGCCGAGCGGGCCGCCCTGGACCGGGGCATCGCCGCCACCTATCAGGCGGTGGGGATCACCGCCGACGCCCGCACCTGGACCCGCCCGGCGCCGACCTTGCGGGGGTTGCGCGACCAGCTCGCCGCCGCGGGTCAGGCCGGGGACCGGGCCGCCGCCGAACTCGCGGCGAGGTTGCACCCGTTCGTCGAGGGCGCGTTCAAGCAACTCTTTGACGGCCAGACCACCACCAACCCCGAAGGCCACCTGACCGTGTTCTCCTTGCGGGACTTGCCCGACGAGCTGAAAAGCATCGGCACCCTCCTCGTCCTGGACGCGGTGTGGCGCAGGGTGTCCAACCCGGCGATCCGCCGCCCCCGCCTCGTGGTCGTGGACGAAGCGTGGTTGCTGATGAAGGAGAAGACGGGTGCGGAGTTTCTGTTCCGCATGGCCAAGGCAGCCCGGAAACACTGGGCCGGGCTGACCGTCGCGACTCAGGACACCGCCGACGTGCTCGGCTCGGATCTCGGCCGAGCTGTCATTGCCAACGCCGCCACCCAGGTGTTGTTGCGGCAGGCGTCGCAAGCCATCGACGACATCACGACGACGTTCGACCTGTCCGCCGGGGAACGCCAATTCCTCTTGAGCGCAGATCGAGGTCAGGGCCTGTTGTCGGCGGGTACGCAGCGGGTGGCGTTCCACACTCTGGCTTCGCCCACCGAGCACTACCTGGTCACGAGCAACCCGGCCGAGTTGGCCGGTTACGCCGCCGACGGCTATGTCGACGACTCCGACGATACCAGCCAGTCCTATGTGGACCTCGGGTTCGGCGACGACCACGACGACATCGCCGGGGCAGACGAGTTCGGGTCGATCGACTCCGGCGACCAAGTCGACCTCGACGCCGCCTGA
- a CDS encoding PrgI family protein, with protein sequence MADRVLGPLTARQLAILATTGLVLYAAWTATRAVVPVPVFLALAVPVGAAAAILALGHRDGVSMDRLLIAAIRQRVAPRHRVAAPEGVRPAPDWLTTAASTAASGTGTAPRRRGRRGTSAAPGREQISPSALRLPARAVTDTGVVDLGPDGLAVVAVASTVNFALRTAQEQEGLVASFGRYLHSLTAPVQVLVRAQRLDLTGQISELRARAGGLPHPALEAAALEHADYLAQLSEQTDLLCRQVLLVLREPLDSAVAAGDGLGGPGPVAVLSSLARGRHRRAEAATSAASAAARRAAESRLVRRLGEAIELLGPAGIVVTPLDAGQATAVLASACNPDSLLPPTSDMAGADEVITSPGGQQSDPYSDGSSGGIEGVPDDSDEDDTWDGQADDDRDYEDDSDEDDDVGDDLGRRRF encoded by the coding sequence ATGGCCGATCGTGTCCTCGGTCCCCTGACCGCCCGCCAACTCGCCATACTCGCGACCACCGGTCTGGTGCTCTACGCCGCCTGGACCGCGACCCGCGCGGTGGTGCCGGTCCCGGTGTTCCTCGCCCTCGCTGTTCCCGTCGGGGCCGCCGCCGCGATCCTCGCGCTCGGCCACCGCGACGGCGTCAGCATGGACCGGCTGCTGATCGCCGCGATCCGCCAACGCGTCGCCCCACGGCACCGCGTCGCCGCCCCCGAAGGTGTGCGGCCCGCCCCCGACTGGCTCACAACCGCCGCGAGCACGGCGGCCAGCGGCACGGGCACGGCGCCCCGCCGCCGCGGGCGCCGCGGCACCAGCGCAGCGCCGGGGCGGGAGCAGATCTCGCCGTCGGCCTTGCGGCTTCCGGCGCGGGCAGTCACCGACACCGGCGTCGTCGACCTCGGCCCCGACGGCCTCGCCGTCGTCGCTGTGGCCAGCACCGTGAACTTCGCTTTGCGCACTGCGCAGGAACAAGAGGGCCTGGTCGCCTCGTTCGGGCGCTACCTCCACAGCTTGACCGCGCCGGTGCAGGTGCTTGTCCGGGCGCAACGGCTCGACCTGACCGGTCAGATCAGCGAGTTGCGGGCGCGGGCGGGTGGGCTGCCGCACCCCGCCCTGGAGGCGGCGGCGCTGGAGCACGCGGACTACCTCGCCCAGCTCAGCGAGCAGACCGACCTGCTCTGCCGCCAGGTCCTGCTCGTCCTGCGCGAACCCCTCGACAGTGCCGTGGCGGCGGGCGACGGGCTCGGCGGCCCCGGCCCGGTGGCCGTGCTGTCCTCGCTGGCCCGCGGCAGGCACCGCCGCGCTGAGGCCGCCACCAGTGCGGCGAGCGCGGCGGCGCGGCGGGCAGCCGAGTCGCGGCTGGTCCGCCGCCTCGGCGAGGCGATCGAACTGCTCGGCCCGGCCGGGATCGTCGTCACCCCGCTGGACGCCGGGCAGGCCACCGCCGTCCTCGCCAGCGCCTGCAACCCCGACAGCCTCCTGCCGCCCACCTCCGACATGGCCGGCGCCGACGAGGTCATCACCAGCCCTGGCGGGCAGCAGTCCGACCCCTACTCCGACGGGTCGTCCGGCGGCATTGAGGGCGTGCCGGACGACAGCGACGAGGACGACACCTGGGACGGCCAAGCCGACGACGACCGGGACTACGAGGACGACAGCGACGAGGACGACGATGTCGGCGACGATCTGGGACGGAGGCGGTTCTGA
- a CDS encoding pilin yields MRRTAVVLAEVAALAVVLSAAAVPAAHAETTHVFAMVESVDEVLRNIRNWIMSILAGIATVFLTIGGVRRVIGAGDPGEQEKAKECFKAAAIGYCLAALAPLVVTVLKGIVGAQ; encoded by the coding sequence GTGCGGCGCACGGCCGTGGTGCTCGCCGAGGTCGCCGCGCTCGCCGTGGTGCTGTCCGCCGCAGCGGTGCCGGCGGCGCACGCGGAGACCACGCACGTGTTCGCCATGGTCGAGTCGGTCGACGAGGTGCTGCGCAACATCCGCAACTGGATCATGAGCATCCTGGCCGGCATCGCCACGGTGTTCCTGACCATCGGCGGGGTGCGCCGGGTCATCGGCGCGGGTGATCCGGGCGAGCAGGAAAAAGCCAAGGAGTGCTTCAAGGCCGCCGCGATCGGCTACTGCCTCGCGGCGCTCGCACCGCTGGTCGTGACCGTGCTCAAGGGCATCGTGGGGGCGCAGTGA
- a CDS encoding TRM11 family SAM-dependent methyltransferase encodes MTGAPTPHPGNPADHRPLFSALDRQEGTPVADDRTPATPSPDGVADAPTVRIPRALINTLDTTNSNTNTAAGRPVFSSVRDILDETTADTDTDTDTGEVPVSVSVWTTAQSAPAAQRKGRFVPESTAHPAKMLPAVAAHAIAHYTRPGELVLDPMAGIGTTLVEAVHAGRRAVGIEYEPHWVDVARRNLALARDAGIESEGQVFHGDARQIAALLPPEYLGQAALVVTSPPYGPSTHGQVSVAPGKGVQKYHHRYGSTLDRGNLANIGHHRLLTGFTRILAGLVPFLKPGGHIAITIRPWREHAELIDLPSQILACGVHAGLIPVERCVALLARAGDGELVARGSFFQRDFIRKQRENGLPLHLISHEDVLVFRTPLHRSGPGISTDLQESRRFVSGQTRHAGNPGGAGSGVSGSRAA; translated from the coding sequence ATGACCGGCGCACCGACTCCGCACCCCGGCAACCCCGCAGATCACCGGCCCCTCTTCAGCGCACTCGACCGGCAGGAAGGCACTCCCGTGGCCGACGACCGCACCCCCGCCACCCCGTCACCCGACGGCGTCGCGGACGCGCCGACCGTGCGCATCCCGCGCGCGCTCATCAACACCCTCGACACCACGAACTCGAACACGAACACCGCTGCCGGTCGACCCGTGTTCAGCTCGGTGCGCGACATCCTCGACGAGACCACCGCCGACACCGACACCGACACCGACACCGGCGAGGTTCCGGTGTCGGTGTCGGTGTGGACGACCGCGCAGTCCGCCCCGGCGGCGCAGCGCAAGGGCCGCTTCGTGCCCGAGTCGACCGCGCACCCGGCCAAGATGCTGCCCGCCGTCGCCGCGCACGCCATCGCCCACTACACCCGGCCCGGCGAGCTGGTGCTCGACCCGATGGCCGGGATCGGCACCACGTTGGTGGAGGCCGTGCACGCCGGGCGGCGCGCGGTGGGAATCGAGTACGAGCCGCACTGGGTCGATGTCGCCCGCCGCAACCTTGCGCTCGCCCGCGACGCCGGGATCGAGTCCGAGGGGCAGGTGTTCCACGGCGACGCCCGCCAAATCGCCGCGCTGCTCCCGCCGGAGTACCTCGGGCAGGCCGCGCTCGTCGTCACGTCTCCGCCGTATGGGCCCTCCACCCACGGGCAGGTCTCGGTCGCCCCGGGCAAGGGGGTGCAGAAGTACCACCACCGCTACGGCAGCACTTTGGACAGGGGGAATCTGGCCAACATCGGGCACCACCGGCTGCTGACCGGGTTCACTCGGATCCTTGCCGGGCTGGTGCCGTTCCTGAAGCCGGGCGGGCACATCGCCATCACCATCCGCCCCTGGCGCGAGCACGCCGAACTGATCGACCTGCCGTCGCAGATCCTCGCCTGCGGCGTGCACGCCGGCCTGATCCCGGTCGAACGCTGCGTCGCCCTGCTCGCACGCGCCGGCGATGGCGAACTGGTGGCGCGCGGGTCGTTCTTCCAGCGCGACTTCATCCGCAAGCAGAGGGAAAACGGGCTGCCGCTGCACCTCATCTCGCATGAGGACGTGCTGGTGTTCCGCACCCCGCTACACCGCTCGGGTCCGGGAATCTCGACGGACCTTCAGGAATCCCGAAGGTTCGTCAGCGGCCAGACGCGACACGCCGGGAACCCCGGTGGTGCTGGCTCGGGCGTGTCGGGGAGCCGGGCGGCATGA
- a CDS encoding DNA cytosine methyltransferase, whose translation MSSRPHRATRRSGHGCAPALVAVTTTAAGAGRAATPPTVADIAPDTLSVTSSAGPVVGSVCTGYGGLDLGVLAAFGGGRIAWCADPDPHITQILTARMPGVPNLGDVRTIDWATVEPVDVLTAGFPCQDISAAGKRAGIENGARSGLWTDIVAGIRLLRPALVVVENVAALRWRNGGLHRVLGDLAEAGYDALWRSVRAADIGAAHRRERVFLLAWPRAHAASDAADTASPRRRQPGTSRPGATPSWWAPGEPARRGGRGAEAAADTDGLGCEELHAPDTERWAVAARRSPAATDSEGLGHRHTGTASRLGVPAAAVAAGAATDRPASVPPDAAGNRRDERLSGAAGQQGRPDAALGGDAAAHPGQHDPGRRRHLVTVPTPQDPERVSAGGEVAWGAYAPAIRRWEQVLGRLAPYPTQPGTHGHPVLAPAFVEWLQGIEAGWVTGLPLPRTAQLRALGNGVVPQQAVHAVGLLLADLAALLNTDTGTSARGCGHRLEANAA comes from the coding sequence ATGAGCAGCCGACCACATCGCGCCACCCGCCGCTCAGGGCACGGCTGTGCCCCCGCCCTCGTCGCCGTCACCACGACAGCGGCGGGGGCGGGGCGGGCGGCCACACCGCCCACCGTCGCGGACATCGCGCCCGACACACTCTCCGTCACATCGAGTGCGGGGCCGGTCGTCGGATCGGTGTGCACCGGCTACGGCGGACTGGACCTCGGAGTGCTGGCCGCGTTCGGCGGCGGCCGGATCGCGTGGTGCGCCGACCCCGACCCGCACATCACCCAGATCCTCACCGCCCGGATGCCGGGTGTGCCCAACCTCGGCGACGTCCGCACCATCGACTGGGCCACCGTGGAACCGGTCGACGTGCTCACCGCCGGGTTCCCGTGCCAGGACATCTCCGCCGCGGGCAAGCGCGCGGGCATCGAGAACGGAGCGCGCAGTGGCCTATGGACCGACATCGTGGCGGGCATTCGCCTACTACGACCCGCGCTCGTCGTGGTGGAGAACGTCGCCGCGCTTCGCTGGCGCAACGGAGGTCTCCACCGTGTACTCGGCGACCTGGCCGAAGCAGGGTATGACGCGCTCTGGCGTAGCGTCCGCGCCGCCGACATCGGCGCCGCCCACCGCCGCGAGCGAGTGTTCCTGCTCGCCTGGCCCCGCGCCCACGCTGCCTCGGATGCTGCCGACACCGCAAGCCCCCGACGGCGACAACCGGGGACCAGCCGACCCGGTGCGACGCCGAGCTGGTGGGCACCAGGTGAACCTGCACGCCGCGGTGGACGCGGTGCTGAAGCTGCTGCCGACACCGACGGCCTCGGATGCGAAGAACTGCACGCACCGGACACAGAGCGGTGGGCCGTCGCTGCCCGACGAAGCCCGGCTGCTACCGACTCCGAGGGCCTCGGACACCGGCACACCGGGACGGCGAGCAGGCTCGGGGTTCCGGCCGCCGCTGTCGCAGCAGGTGCTGCCACTGACCGACCCGCAAGCGTTCCTCCCGACGCCGCGGGCAACCGACGGGACGAAAGGCTGTCCGGCGCAGCGGGGCAGCAAGGGCGACCTGATGCTGCCCTCGGCGGTGATGCGGCTGCTCACCCCGGCCAGCACGACCCCGGACGGCGACGGCACCTCGTAACCGTCCCCACCCCGCAGGACCCGGAGCGGGTGTCGGCGGGTGGCGAGGTGGCGTGGGGCGCCTACGCCCCCGCCATCCGACGGTGGGAACAGGTCCTCGGCCGGTTGGCGCCGTACCCGACACAACCAGGCACGCATGGCCACCCCGTCCTTGCCCCCGCCTTCGTCGAATGGCTCCAAGGCATCGAGGCTGGCTGGGTCACCGGCCTTCCCCTGCCGCGCACCGCGCAACTGCGCGCGCTGGGCAACGGCGTCGTCCCGCAGCAGGCCGTCCACGCCGTCGGGCTGCTGCTGGCCGACCTCGCCGCCCTCCTCAACACCGACACCGGCACCTCCGCGCGGGGCTGCGGCCACAGGCTGGAGGCGAACGCGGCATGA
- a CDS encoding recombinase family protein: MTTNTSGHEPDGEIPRWAATAGQGFRAPRWAARLLCSTRRLPTPDPNGLHTASDVPNQVRQQVLREYHAVNLDHARRASEEMVRAGFNTGLIPYGYRAQRVRVTPEGKRPRWRTRLVVEPVEASTVCMIFLWRGHERLHLSEIVRRLSAARYPAPVDPETGQPGVWTRAVVRSILRNPKYTGRQVWGRRHHSRRAPRERWVWSPVWAHPPLITVEEFATANRRAWRVATPPDTPGAVEAQWSEPGRAA; this comes from the coding sequence ATGACAACGAACACTTCAGGACACGAGCCGGACGGCGAGATTCCGCGGTGGGCGGCGACCGCCGGCCAGGGGTTCCGGGCTCCGCGCTGGGCTGCCCGGCTGCTGTGCTCGACGCGCCGCCTGCCAACCCCGGACCCGAACGGACTCCACACCGCGTCGGACGTGCCGAACCAGGTACGTCAGCAGGTGTTGCGGGAGTACCACGCCGTCAACCTGGACCACGCGCGCCGCGCGTCAGAGGAGATGGTGCGCGCCGGGTTCAACACCGGCCTGATTCCCTACGGCTACCGCGCCCAGCGGGTCCGAGTCACCCCCGAGGGTAAACGGCCGCGGTGGCGGACCCGGCTGGTCGTCGAGCCGGTCGAGGCCAGCACCGTGTGCATGATCTTCCTCTGGCGGGGCCACGAACGGCTGCACCTCTCCGAGATCGTCCGGCGGCTGTCCGCCGCGCGGTACCCGGCGCCGGTGGACCCCGAGACCGGGCAACCCGGTGTGTGGACGCGGGCGGTGGTGCGGTCGATCCTGCGCAACCCGAAGTACACCGGCCGCCAGGTCTGGGGTCGCCGCCACCACAGCAGGCGCGCACCGCGTGAGCGGTGGGTGTGGTCGCCGGTCTGGGCGCACCCGCCGCTGATCACCGTCGAGGAGTTCGCCACCGCCAACCGCCGTGCGTGGCGGGTCGCCACGCCCCCGGACACGCCCGGCGCGGTAGAGGCGCAGTGGTCGGAGCCGGGGCGGGCCGCGTGA
- a CDS encoding helix-turn-helix domain-containing protein — protein sequence MDKPASIDRLWTIEDVADYLRVPVETVRAWRKNGSGPPARKLGKHLRYDPAAVRRWATADAA from the coding sequence ATGGACAAGCCTGCGAGTATCGACCGACTCTGGACTATCGAGGACGTCGCAGACTATTTGCGTGTCCCGGTCGAAACCGTACGCGCCTGGCGGAAGAACGGTTCCGGACCGCCCGCGCGGAAGCTGGGAAAACATCTTCGGTACGACCCGGCCGCCGTTCGTCGGTGGGCCACAGCCGACGCCGCGTAG
- a CDS encoding tyrosine-type recombinase/integrase, which translates to MAHIQDRWYSDKINPDTGDPVLDAKGKPVKQRTSFYGKGMRYKVRYIDPDGQERSKTFPDRKLGAAQDFMHQMENDKTKGTYLDPDAGKVPFRDFAETWLNSQTFEESTREGTEIRLRLHIYPYLGNRPLRAIKPSNIREWDRALQKKGLAETYRRLIFSNVKAIFAAAIDDERLNKNPCIAKSVTAPRGEYPKIVPWVPERMHAVHQALPDRYKVTVSLGGGCGLRQGEVLGFSPDDVDADAEKLRVERQIKLVRGKLVFGLPKHGKTREVPLPSEVRIAIKEHIEQFPPLKITLPWGDPDGELVTVPLLLHTRESTPIHRTYFNRHVWRPALHEAGVTEPVRADGFHALRHFYASVLLDAGENIRALAEYLGHADPAFTLRVYTHLMPSSAARTRLAIDRIFGGE; encoded by the coding sequence ATGGCGCACATCCAGGACCGCTGGTACAGCGACAAAATCAACCCCGACACCGGGGACCCGGTGCTTGACGCCAAAGGAAAGCCGGTCAAGCAGCGAACCTCGTTCTATGGCAAAGGAATGCGGTACAAGGTCCGCTACATCGACCCGGACGGGCAGGAACGCTCGAAAACGTTCCCTGACCGCAAACTGGGCGCGGCGCAGGACTTCATGCACCAGATGGAAAACGACAAAACGAAAGGAACCTACCTCGACCCCGACGCGGGCAAGGTTCCGTTTCGGGATTTCGCCGAGACCTGGCTCAACTCCCAGACCTTCGAGGAATCCACCCGAGAGGGAACTGAGATCCGCCTGCGGCTCCACATCTACCCGTACCTGGGCAACCGGCCGCTGCGCGCGATCAAGCCGTCGAATATCCGGGAATGGGACCGCGCGCTCCAGAAGAAGGGCCTCGCCGAGACCTACCGGCGCCTGATCTTCTCGAACGTCAAGGCGATCTTCGCCGCCGCCATCGACGACGAACGACTCAACAAGAACCCCTGCATCGCGAAGTCGGTCACCGCGCCGCGCGGCGAATACCCCAAGATCGTCCCCTGGGTACCCGAGCGCATGCACGCCGTTCACCAGGCCCTGCCGGACCGGTACAAGGTCACGGTGTCCCTCGGAGGTGGCTGCGGGCTCCGCCAAGGGGAGGTCCTCGGCTTCTCACCCGACGACGTGGACGCCGACGCGGAAAAGCTGCGAGTCGAACGCCAGATCAAGCTCGTACGCGGGAAGCTGGTGTTCGGCCTGCCCAAGCACGGCAAGACACGGGAGGTCCCGCTGCCCAGCGAGGTGCGGATCGCGATCAAGGAACACATCGAGCAGTTCCCGCCGCTGAAGATCACGCTGCCGTGGGGCGACCCCGACGGCGAACTGGTCACCGTGCCCCTCCTGCTCCACACCCGCGAGAGCACGCCCATCCACCGGACCTACTTCAACCGGCACGTCTGGCGACCAGCACTACACGAAGCAGGCGTCACCGAGCCGGTACGAGCCGACGGATTCCACGCCCTACGTCACTTCTACGCCTCCGTGCTGCTCGACGCGGGCGAGAACATCCGGGCACTGGCCGAATACCTCGGCCACGCCGACCCCGCCTTCACCCTTCGCGTCTACACCCACCTCATGCCCTCCAGCGCGGCCCGCACCCGTTTGGCAATCGACCGCATCTTCGGCGGCGAGTAA
- a CDS encoding PD-(D/E)XK nuclease domain-containing protein — protein sequence MTASDTPDAASPTGQLAAQITSLEQLVLRANLPGNLDGLLAHHILGDHRVNFAWNVNPMTPEWLQDNEDRLAHSSGLAVLGYGLAGFPSTASHTGRRHLTGGLPALMRKDPFQVDGVTFVNDPGQVVGIALAVNAAHEDVPQARTWLADILHDQRLRPPTALLGMFHQHARHIIAAAAAFRPDPRQLDDPVDLAGLHWLVTADRNVELTDPHELHGLRSRLLSGVILGQTEPSSASRAALLLAAATHIVTASVDDLILSRSHVGVLLGRFEDAMRHWRYDNDTLDHPIRWPITEEREVQNILWLILRPVFDDLVDEETLRKLGHSTYRADFGIPSLGLLVEVKYARKAADFKTFEKEIIQDYVGYLTDNEPYRKLAVFIYDESASVQEHGTTRNALLKMPDITDVIIASRPSHVPAPDRTARRRNKSR from the coding sequence GTGACCGCGTCAGACACACCAGACGCTGCCAGCCCAACCGGGCAACTGGCAGCGCAGATCACCAGCCTGGAGCAACTCGTGCTGCGCGCGAATCTGCCCGGCAATCTCGACGGGCTGCTCGCCCACCACATCCTCGGCGACCACCGAGTGAACTTCGCGTGGAACGTCAACCCCATGACCCCGGAATGGCTACAGGACAACGAGGACCGCCTGGCTCATTCCTCAGGCCTGGCCGTCCTCGGCTACGGGCTCGCAGGATTCCCCTCCACCGCATCCCACACCGGCCGACGCCACCTCACCGGAGGACTTCCGGCGCTGATGCGCAAGGACCCCTTCCAGGTCGATGGCGTCACCTTTGTCAACGACCCCGGCCAGGTCGTCGGAATCGCGTTGGCCGTCAACGCCGCGCACGAGGACGTTCCCCAAGCCCGCACCTGGCTGGCAGACATACTCCACGATCAACGCCTACGGCCCCCAACCGCGTTGCTCGGGATGTTCCACCAGCACGCACGCCACATCATCGCGGCCGCCGCAGCCTTCCGACCCGACCCACGCCAACTCGACGACCCGGTCGATCTCGCCGGCCTCCACTGGCTTGTGACTGCCGACAGGAACGTCGAACTGACTGACCCCCATGAACTACACGGCCTGCGCTCCCGGCTGCTCAGCGGCGTCATTCTGGGACAGACGGAACCGTCCTCAGCATCGCGGGCCGCGCTTCTGCTCGCGGCAGCCACGCACATCGTCACAGCCAGCGTCGACGACCTCATCCTCAGCCGCAGCCATGTAGGCGTACTGCTGGGCCGATTCGAGGACGCCATGCGCCACTGGCGCTACGACAACGACACTCTTGACCACCCCATCCGCTGGCCGATCACCGAGGAACGCGAAGTCCAGAACATCCTCTGGCTCATCCTGCGCCCGGTCTTCGACGACCTGGTCGACGAGGAAACCCTGCGCAAACTCGGACACAGTACTTACCGCGCCGACTTCGGCATCCCCTCGCTTGGTCTGCTCGTCGAGGTCAAGTACGCGCGCAAGGCGGCCGACTTCAAGACCTTCGAGAAGGAAATCATCCAGGACTACGTCGGTTACCTCACCGACAACGAGCCCTATCGCAAGCTGGCCGTGTTCATCTACGACGAATCCGCCTCCGTGCAAGAACACGGCACGACCCGCAACGCCCTGCTCAAGATGCCCGACATCACCGACGTCATCATCGCCAGCCGACCCAGCCACGTACCCGCACCCGACCGAACCGCCCGCCGACGCAACAAATCACGCTGA